One Vigna unguiculata cultivar IT97K-499-35 chromosome 11, ASM411807v1, whole genome shotgun sequence DNA window includes the following coding sequences:
- the LOC114169816 gene encoding uncharacterized protein LOC114169816: MASGSVISFSGSPSITSEKLDGQNYLSWSAAVEMWFLGQGHHDHLEKDGSHVPQEKAEQWKQADFQLCALLWQSVEPRLLMSLRAFKTCHSFWKRTQNIYANDIQRLYDSADKLASLKMTNHDMISFMNEAQSAVEDLRMFLEVDASDEMKKKLDKYYMVMILRAIHPDFNHIRDQLLTSHEVPSMDTLIQRMIRVPKVPTLEIQESHARVDSSVMAATRGRGGRGPRGGGRGGRGRPQCTYCKRMGHTQENCYTLHGFPAKTANVSQAETTDSKFTEDEYQEYLRLKSNSLAQSSQAPSTSTVCISQSMEGHNSWVIDSGASDHISGAWLGETDWRRI; the protein is encoded by the exons ATGGCCTCTGGAAGTGTTATTTCATTCTCTGGAAGTCCTTCCATTACTTCCGAGAAGCTAGATGGACAAAATTACCTCTCTTGGTCCGCTGCTGTCGAGATGTGGTTCCTTGGTCAAGGACATCATGACCACCTTGAGAAAGACGGAAGCCATGTGCCTCAAGAAAAAGCCGAACAGTGGAAGCAAGCAGATTTTCAATTGTGTGCCTTGTTGTGGCAATCCGTGGAGCCGAGACTGTTAATGTCTCTTAGGGcattcaaaacatgtcactcGTTTTGGAAGAGGACTCAGAATATCTATGCCAACGATATCCAACGCCTATATGATTCGGCGGACAAGTTGGCATCTCTGAAAATGACCAATCATGACATGATCTCCTTCATGAATGAAGCACAATCAGCCGTGGAAGACCTGCGGATGTTTCTCGAAGTCGACGCTTCAgatgaaatgaagaagaagCTGGACAAATACTATATGGTGATGATTCTTCGCGCCATTCATCCAGACTTCAATCACATTAGAGATCAACTGTTGACCTCTCATGAGGTCCCTTCCATGGACACCCTGATCCAGCGTATGATTCGTGTCCCGAAAGTCCCAACACTTGAAATTCAAGAATCTCATGCTCGAGTAGATTCATCTGTTATGGCCGCTACTCGAGGAAGAGGAGGACGTGGACCTAGAGGAGGTGGACGTGGAGGTCGTGGGCGTCCTCAGTGTACGTATTGTAAAAGGATGGGTCATACCCAAGAAAATTGCTACACTTTACATGGATTTCCTGCCAAAACAGCCAATGTCTCCCAGGCAGAGACTACTGACTCCAAGTTCACTGAGGACGAGTATCAAGAGTACCTGCGCCTCAAATCCAACAGCTTGGCACAATCATCTCAAGCTCCAAGTACATCAACTGTTTGCATCTCTCAATCCATGGAAGGTCACAATTCATGGGTAATTGACTCTGGTGCTTCTGATCACATTTCTG GAGCGTGGCTCGGGGAGACGGATTGGAGAAGGATATGA